The proteins below come from a single Crossiella sp. CA-258035 genomic window:
- the yidD gene encoding membrane protein insertion efficiency factor YidD: MSAGRAGPLATVLLWPIRFYRRFISPALPPTCRFYPSCSHYAVEALTTHGAFRGSWLTVRRLLRCGPWHPGGLDPVPPPRDRASERASCKSAEE; the protein is encoded by the coding sequence GTGAGCGCCGGGCGGGCCGGGCCGCTGGCCACCGTGCTGCTGTGGCCGATCCGGTTCTACCGCCGGTTCATCTCTCCCGCTCTTCCCCCGACGTGCCGCTTCTACCCGAGCTGCAGTCACTACGCGGTCGAGGCGCTGACCACTCATGGCGCCTTCCGCGGGTCGTGGCTCACCGTGCGCAGGCTGTTGCGCTGCGGACCCTGGCACCCTGGAGGCCTGGACCCCGTTCCGCCGCCCCGCGACCGTGCTTCGGAGCGGGCTTCATGCAAATCCGCTGAGGAGTAG